The following coding sequences lie in one Arachis ipaensis cultivar K30076 chromosome B03, Araip1.1, whole genome shotgun sequence genomic window:
- the LOC107633304 gene encoding uncharacterized protein LOC107633304 translates to MGLTPQISPNRDPRLKPWCDFVLGDSPFSVCFVMNIISWNCRGAGGKTFPTLIRDIRREYNTNFIILLETYINGSCGATIRDKIGFDNSFIVEANGHSEGIWCLWDSGSWKVDILEHNHQIVHVRLTSNNATTWLLSVVYGNPQRPNRRSLWTSLRSLAANINLHWCILGYFNALLHDYERQRGTRSANSGACSDFQSCVSDCRLVDLGYMG, encoded by the coding sequence ATGGGGCTGACTCCTCAGATAAGTCCGAATCGAGACCCCAGGCTCAAGCCTTGGTGTGACTTTGTCCTTGGTGATTCCCCCTTCTCTGTTTGTTTTGTGATGAATATTATAAGTTGGAATTGTAGAGGTGCTGGAGGAAAAACTTTTCCTACTCTTATTAGAGATATTAGAAGAGAGTATAATACaaatttcattattcttcttgaAACTTATATAAATGGTTCGTGTGGGGCTACTATTCGTGACAAAATTGGATTTGATAATTCCTTTATTGTGGAAGCTAATGGCCATTCGGAAGGAATTTGGTGCCTGTGGGACTCAGGTTCTTGGAAAGTTGATATTTTAGAACATAATCATCAAATTGTTCATGTTAGGCTTACCAGTAATAATGCTACTACCTGGCTCCTCTCTGTTGTTTATGGCAACCCACAACGCCCGAATAGAAGATCCCTTTGGACTTCCCTCCGTTCCCTGGCAGCCAATATTAATCTTCATTGGTGCATATTAGGATATTTTAACGCTCTTCTTCATGATTATGAAAGACAAAGGGGTACTCGTAGTGCTAATTCTGGAGCTTGCTCAGACTTTCAAAGTTGCGTTTCTGATTGCAGATTGGTAGATTTAGGTTATATGGGCTAG